CACTAACTCAGTAAAAGTCTGGAACACAAATGAACGCGGTCAAGCACCaacccaaaaaataaaaaaaaacgggTTAGAAGGAGAATAATcaatggaagataaaagtcaccAAGAAGCACGAAAACACATGCCTAaagcacaaccaccagctaagagTTAAGAAGCACCTCACAAACAAACAACCACATACAAGGTGCTCATTGCCAACGAAGAATCACAAAGCTCTGAATAGAAGAGACCAcagctccaagagactaactccacacacctataccaagggaagcaggaaaagaagaaaaacaacataAATGAGAGAGAATGGAAGCTAACCACAAAGAAACCAAATCTCAAGTTTGAGACAAGAAATAATCTTCCAAGCCCACATAACATACACGAAggaaaacactatccaaacctgaAGTGGCAAACATGGCGAAATGGAGAGCCACCGGAGACGCAGCCAGCGATGAAAAGTGTAAcgagatgagagaacaaagagagaaaaggagAGTACAAAAAATCAATAAACTGTGGAGCCATCCTCGATCTATGAAGAGAACGTAAAAGTCAAATCAgcaaaaactagatcttgaaaaccaagacgagcagTGATTATCAACGACAAACCAACTATGAGGAAGACAACATTAAAGACAACTAAACTCTGACAAACCCAAGGAGATGTAGTTCCTAACATTAGCCAAATTTaaggaagaagagaacaaaTATTGACCAGAACAGCGTACAACATCAtgagaaacaaccgcacaactgGGAACTCATAAACCTGATCTACAACAAATATTAGATAATCTCACAAGAGAAAAaaacgaggaaaaacaagagaaacaaaggtgagtctttttccggtgatggtAAGAAACACCGCACACTGGAAATGTAAACGAAATACATAGATGGTGATTGCTCAAGTCAAAATATGCGGAGAAGGAAAAAACATCTTAGGAGAATAATGTTCGACGTTGTTAACAAAAAGAATAGTgttcaaaaatgtgaaaatattaaatacaatGTTGACGCTTAAACCGTTAATGTTAGAATCAATAAATgcttaaatgaaaatttattgaaattcaaaatGCTTTACATCAGAAGCTTATTCACCACTAACATACtactatacacacaacaacacgTTATTGAAAAGTCAAAcacatactccctccgtttcgtAATGTAAGTAGTTTTGCCTAAAATCACAaacattaagaaaattattatgttttaaaaagtattgtataataaataggttagatataatttaaccaataaaaaataagtctatttaatttgattggtcacactatattcaataaatgtaaaagttacctagaaatatgaaaactacttacattttgaaacaaaatttttttcctaaaactacttacaatatgaaacggagggagaaATATATTAACCTATAACCTAATACTACATCAcacaaaaaaatactaaatcatGCTCTTCACAAATAAATAATGACCATATAATTACATCATTCAAAAACATCATATTTAacgacaataaaataatatttcgcGCGAAACGCGGACACTCCCCTAATTGATCCTCTAATTTAAAGAAAAGGAAACCTTTTATATGTTATCAccaaatttaaaatcattatttaaataaacaacGATCAAAATCCTCGACGATAGCTAATCAGAAAACATTTAAGTATTTAACATAAGTAGTAGATATAAAAACCTTAAAATTTCGTAAAACCTTAGTTTGGTATATCATATGTAatcattttatgttttcattgtgaacataattaaatattaaagaaaCTAGCATTTTTGTGATATGAATCGTAAATACATATCTTTAGGGCTCTGTTTTCACACAGAAATTAGATTCTTTCTGAAAATAACTACTACTTCCGTTCtcgaaagtaagatgttttaagtttttttcttgttccacaaagatagattttctatattgttaaggtacttttttatacttttgagaaatattaattgagaatatttgaaaacagagggagtataatgGAATTCTAGTTGCATTATTTgaagagtatttttttttttttttgatatccgTGGGGATCCGGCGATCGAGGTCAACCGACTAATCCCACGAGGCTCGCAGCAGCCACGTAATTTCCACCACAGAAATTAGCAGGGAGGGCCCGGGTGGCCACGGGAGGTTTCAAAGCCGGGTCCGTATTGACGGAGAAACTGTCTCGAGACTAAGAGTATTTTTGTCTCTATTCTTCATTGTTTCATTTAATCACGGAATCTTTGTTGTAAACTGTAATCTGGAAAATTAGCATAACAATTCATAGAACTTTTCTATGTTATATTCAATTATATTGGTCATATTCTTAATACTTATAGAAAATGTTGTCGCTCTTCGAACCGTAATAGTTGATCGCTCATGagaagaaaagacaaaaatccTTCTCAAGCAGCCCACCACTgtgaaatttatataaacataaaaaattaggttagtatttataaatgtatACAGTACAAAGTTGACCTCACAAGTTACAATAGTAATTATTTaaagtattttcaaataataacaAAAGATGCTAGGATCGAGAAGGACGACTTATTATTTAAAGAGTCTATCAACTTCCTCTTAAAgggtctctctctctatataaacTTAACGCCCATGGATTCACCATAGATCCAGAAAATTCTCAAACAACAGATCAGAAGTTAAAAGACATGAAGCAACAACATTTTTTGGTCGCCTTCTTCGTAGTCCTTTTCAGCTTCCTCCTTGTAAAGCTTCTTCTCTATATTAAAACCTAACTAATGAAGATCTGATTtcaatacatgtatatatatttatatatatgtatataacaaATGCTATATTTTGCTGGTATAGTTTGTGTATCTGAGTGAAGGAAAATCAGAAGTTGCAGAGGACTattggaagaagatgatgaagagtgAGCCATTACCTGAACCAATCAAAGATATTCTCAACAATCCTTTTAGGACAGGACAAGAGAGGTTCGCTAAGAATTTCAACACCAAATCTGTCGTCATCATCTACCACAATCCTAATGTATAATTGATTAAATCTATGTATCGGGTTATACATGCACGTGTATGCGTGTGTTAAGCAATAAGATAATAACATCTGCTTGAGTTGTTGTTCTACCAATATATTCACAGTGAAGAAATGTTAACCCTAGACATAGTACCAGCCAAGTCATATAACACCTAAGACACCAAAAAATGATTCCTTTGACCATAACCAAAAAATTACTGTATCATTCAAgcataaaatcaaaa
The window above is part of the Brassica napus cultivar Da-Ae chromosome C8, Da-Ae, whole genome shotgun sequence genome. Proteins encoded here:
- the BNAC08G02990D gene encoding uncharacterized protein BNAC08G02990D is translated as MKQQHFLVAFFVVLFSFLLFVYLSEGKSEVAEDYWKKMMKSEPLPEPIKDILNNPFRTGQERFAKNFNTKSVVIIYHNPNV